One window of the Vicia villosa cultivar HV-30 ecotype Madison, WI unplaced genomic scaffold, Vvil1.0 ctg.000406F_1_1, whole genome shotgun sequence genome contains the following:
- the LOC131627866 gene encoding transcription factor MYB1-like has product MHMEKSKSRGVRKGAWTYEEDKLLKACIDKYGEGKWHLVPQRAGLNRCRKSCRLRWLNYLNPTINRENFSEDEVDMILRLHKLLGNRWTLIAARLPGRTSNDVKNYWHTHLRKKMISRKLEEKKEKKKPNETMKAHEIIKPQPRTFLSHSPRLNGKHIEKPIVAVSTKDASVAKDGNFDTMLPINDNGDHAMWWESLLNLRNDKIGSCSLLQEEGNSILELPNIENFFYWRSQ; this is encoded by the exons atgcaTATGGAGAAAAGTAAGAGTAGAGGTGTGAGAAAAGGTGCATGGACATATGAAGAAGACAAACTTCTCAAAGCTTGTATTGACAAGTATGGTGAAGGAAAATGGCATTTAGTTCCACAAAGAGCAG GATTGAATAGGTGCAGAAAAAGTTGTAGATTGAGATGGTTAAATTATTTAAACCCCACCATCAACAGAGAAAATTTTTCTGAGGATGAAGTTGATATGATTCTAAGGTTACACAAACTCTTAGGGAACAG ATGGACACTAATTGCTGCAAGGCTTCCTGGTAGAACATCTAATGATGTGAAGAATTATTGGCACACACACTTACGAAAGAAGATGATTTCAAGAAAattagaagaaaagaaagaaaagaagaaaccaAATGAAACCATGAAAGCTCATGAAATTATTAAACCTCAACCACGAACATTTTTATCTCATTCACCTCGGTTGAATGGTAAACATATTGAGAAACCAATAGTGGCAGTTTCAACTAAAGATGCAAGTGTTGCGAAAGATGGTAACTTCGATACTATGCTGCCAATTAATGATAATGGAGATCATGCTATGTGGTGGGAAAGTTTGTTGAACTTGAGAAATGATAAAATTGGCTCATGCTCTTTACTACAAGAAGAGGGAAATTCTATTTTAGAGTTACCAAATattgagaattttttttattggaGGTCCCAGTAA
- the LOC131627867 gene encoding transcription factor MYB1-like: protein MEKSKSIGVRKGAWTYEEDKLLKACIDKHGEGKWHLVPQRAGLNRCRKSCRLRWLNYLNPSINRESFSEDEVDMILRLHKLLGNRWALIAARLPGRTSNDVKNYWHTHLRKKMISRKLEENKAKEKPKETMKAHEVIKPQPRTFSSHSPWLNGKHTFVKPMVTFSTKDASVAPDSNIESTIVPINGDGDSAAPPSLGNSTLSAMWWESLLIESNDKIGPCPLLQEEKNSILEWQNIENYFIEGPINVGDCYWDSSLCEFDSLLDILN from the exons ATGGAGAAAAGTAAGAGCATAGGTGTTAGAAAAGGTGCATGGACATATGAAGAAGACAAGTTACTTAAAGCTTGTATTGACAAGCATGGTGAAGGAAAATGGCATTTAGTTCCACAAAGAGCAG GATTGAATAGGTGCAGGAAAAGTTGTAGATTGAGATGGTTAAATTATTTAAACCCTTCCATCAATAGAGAAAGTTTTTCTGAGGATGAAGTTGATATGATTCTAAGGTTACACAAACTCTTAGGAAACAG ATGGGCATTAATTGCTGCAAGACTTCCTGGTAGAACTTCTAATGATGTGAAGAATTATTGGCATACACACTTgcggaagaagatgatttcaagaaaattagaagaaaataaaGCAAAAGAGAAACCTAAGGAAACCATGAAAGCTCATGAAGTTATAAAACCTCAACCTCGAACTTTTTCATCTCATTCACCTTGGTTGAATGGGAAACATACTTTTGTAAAACCAATGGTGACATTTTCAACTAAAGATGCTAGTGTTGCTCCAGATAGTAACATAGAGAGTACTATAGTACCAATTAATGGTGATGGAGACTCTGCTGCACCCCCATCTCTTGGAAACTCTACACTCTCAGCCATGTGGTGGGAAAGTTTGTTGATTGAGAGCAATGACAAAATTGGCCCATGCCCTTTATTACAAGAGGAGAAAAATTCCATTTTAGAGTGGCAAAATATTGAAAACTATTTTATTGAAGGTCCCATTAATGTAGGTGATTGTTATTGGGATTCTAGTCTTTGTGAATTTGATTCTCTTTTAGATATTTTAAATTAG